CGACGCGGATCCATTCCGTAGTAAGGAGGCATGCCGTTCTCTGCGACGAACTTGTCGTAAACTTTGATCGACTCGGCCTTATGCTCTTCAAATTGAGCTTTACCCACGGTGTTGTATTCTTCCGCGGATGCCTTATCGGCGTTGTAGCGATCTTCGCCACCGGTTTCGATCACCACATCACTGATCCCGGCGACAACGCGGAAGGATGGAACTTGCTTGGCGGGAATCGGATCTTCGAAGGACGATCCCATGTTGTGCAGCAGGAAGTCGGAATAGACACCGTCCAGTGTGCCGACATTTTCGACATGGCACTCGGCACAGCCGACCTGGCTGAACAGCAACTTACCTTGAGTGACGTAGCTTCGTTCGTTGGGATCGTCAGGAATCACCAATTCAGGACGTGGCAACGATCGGACGAAGGAGATCAAATTGCTCGTCTGTTGAGAATCGAGGTCAGGATTCTCGATGCGATAATCTAGCTTCATAGGATTGGGAGCCTGATTCATCTCCGCAACCTGCAAGCCAAGCTCTGCCGCACAGGCTCCTTTGATGAACATGTCGAGATCGTTCATCTGACCTCGCCAACCGTATCGGCCGGTGAAACGGCCCGAGACGCCCGAAGAGCTTCCTTTTTGCGACTCCGCAATCGCGACCAAGTCGGTATCTTTGATGTGACGGTCGATCAGGTCGACACCGTATAGCTGTGGCGGGTTTCGTTCCGCGATCGCGTATTGCAGATCTTTCTTGAAGCCAACCAACTTCAACGGAAGCTGCGAGATGAACGATAGATTTCGTCGCTTCATCATTCGGCGAATACGTGACCGGGAGTCGATCGACATTTCCAACGGCGTGGTTAGTTCGTTGTAGATGTCGTCATATCCCGAAGTGGTGTTGTGCCGGTGAAGCACGACACCCAAGTAGTAACGATCGAGCGAGTCGACAAACATCGGGTGAGTTTCTTTCAACCGATTCAAAAACGATCGTTCGTTGCGAACGGTCGGTTCACCAGGTTCCGGAATCACCGCCAAAATTTCGACGTTATTGGCCTTCCCGCCACTTCCTCCGACACCAGATTGGCCATGGCAGGCGACACAACTGGTCGCGTTGTAAACAGGTCCCAATCCATCGCCATGCGGGCTGAGTGGATCATTAGGTTGCCACTCGTGGACAAAAAGATCGCGACCTGCGGTGGCGCGTTCTTCAAAATTGTGGGTTTGAGCGTTTACCAGCGTTACGGCGAACGCGGCACATAGAAAGCTGAGGGCACTGACGGGGCGCGACATCTCGAAATTCCCTTCCTGGAGAAACACCAACGAAGCGGTACGAATCCCCCTCTGTGTAGGCAAAAAACACTGAGCATGCAAACATTTTGCAAAGGTATTTGCACATACACTTTTAAGTGCTTTTCTCGCGGTATTTTCACTGCGCGAAACAGGCCAGGTCAGCCATAAATAGCATGGAGATAGTCACCTTTACCAAACGGATCGACTTAGCGGTCAAGCGATTCATCCAGAGAAGCAGTCGCCGAAATTCCTGGCGGGGCTTCTTCGGCCGATTTAGGTGCTTTCAAAGTTTGTAGAAACTGAATCAGGCTGTACTGATTCTCTTCGCTCATCAAGGCAAACCGACGGGCCGAAGTTCTCGCTTCGCCGTCATGCCATTCAATTGCCCCACGCAGAGAGTGTGCGCGACCGTCGTGCATGTATGGGGCGGAATCGGCAACACCCCATAGCGGCGGCGTGCGAAACTCCTTGTGATGGTCCTGGTCAACAGCCAACAAAGGAGACGGTTTTCGCCGCACCATACCGTGATAGCCACTGATGACATCCATATTCTCGCTGATGGTAATCTCAGGCAACGGCTCAGCTGGGATCGGGTCTTCAAACAGACGTCCCATGTCGTGTAACAGAAAGTCGGAGTAAACCCCTTTGAGCGTCCCAACGTTCGAAACATGACACTCAGCACAACCCACCGCAGTGAAGAGCTGTTCGCCCTGAATGATTTCCTGCTTTTCTTCGTAGTTCTCGGGAAGGACTTGCTCCGGTCGTGGCAGTGATCGCACGTATTGAATAAGCGAGTCGACCTGCTCGCCGGTCAGATCGCTTCCTTCCAATTCATAATCAGGTTTCAGCGGGTCCTTGGTTTGATGGAATTCGTGAACTTGTAGGCCAAGTTCTGTCGCGCAAGCTCCTTTGATGAACAGATCGAGATCCTTCATTTGGCCACGCCAACCGAATCGCCCTGACTTGCGACCTGAGACCCCGTTGTTACTGGCTTTCTGCATTTCGACCAACGCATCGAGATCGGCATCGCTGATCTTTTTATCGATATCGTTCACACCGAACAATTGCGGCGGATTTCGTTCGGCCATGGCATATTGAATGCCTTCATGAAACATCACGAGATTCAGCGGCAACGCATCGATCAAGGGTAGATCGCGGCGAGTCAGCATCTTGCGGATGCGCGCCTTTGACTGGGTCGTGGTCGGTAGGGTAGCGGTCACATCAGCGTGCTTGCTGGCGTAATCGGGGTTGGTGCTCTCGCGATGTAACAAGACCCCCAGGGAGAAACGACCTTCCTTATCGACAAAGTCAGGGTGCATCCGATGAAGGTTGCCGAGGAACTTCTTCGCGGTTCTTTCCGTGAAATCACCGGCTTCTGGCAAGAACGAGAGAAACTGGGCATTGTGCGTTTTGTCACCACTACCGCCGACACCCCCCAGAGAATGGCAATTCACACAGCCTTTGCCATTGAACAGCGGGCCGAGGCCGTCGCCATTGGGGCTGAGAGGATCATTCGGCTGCCATTGGTGAAGAAACAGTTCTCGACCTTGGGTAGCGTTGTCCTCTTGTTGCTCGAACTGAGCCTGAACGGTTGTCAGCAGAGAGAAAACCACCATCAAGCTGTAGAAGCAAGTCCGCCTAGCCATACGATTTCTCTTGCCTGATCGATTTTGAGAAGAGAAGGGTTCCGTGTCTTTATGTTTAGGGGATTGCGCCGAGAGATGCAACGAATTTGCGACTTGGCGGTAACCTAAGACGGATTCTATCGCCGATTTTCCAGTGGTCACTTCTCGTTAGAATAAAGAAACGATCGCTTAGCGTACTAACCCAGAGGAGCTCAAGCTCGATGCCCCCAGAATTCAATGAACTGAACGACGCGGAAGAACATGTCATCCTGAGAAAGGGAACCGAACGCCCCTTTACGGGTAAATATACCGATTGGAAAGCACAGGGCACCTTCATTTGCCGTAGGTGTAACTTGCCGATTTACCACTCCAACAACAAATTTGACAGTCGCTG
The Blastopirellula marina genome window above contains:
- a CDS encoding di-heme oxidoredictase family protein; translation: MSRPVSALSFLCAAFAVTLVNAQTHNFEERATAGRDLFVHEWQPNDPLSPHGDGLGPVYNATSCVACHGQSGVGGSGGKANNVEILAVIPEPGEPTVRNERSFLNRLKETHPMFVDSLDRYYLGVVLHRHNTTSGYDDIYNELTTPLEMSIDSRSRIRRMMKRRNLSFISQLPLKLVGFKKDLQYAIAERNPPQLYGVDLIDRHIKDTDLVAIAESQKGSSSGVSGRFTGRYGWRGQMNDLDMFIKGACAAELGLQVAEMNQAPNPMKLDYRIENPDLDSQQTSNLISFVRSLPRPELVIPDDPNERSYVTQGKLLFSQVGCAECHVENVGTLDGVYSDFLLHNMGSSFEDPIPAKQVPSFRVVAGISDVVIETGGEDRYNADKASAEEYNTVGKAQFEEHKAESIKVYDKFVAENGMPPYYGMDPRRTQFSPQAPPNPYSSKYDDDILANTKTIQFDSIEEQNHYKEYRTPALWGVADSAPYLHDGRADTLRAAIEWHGGEAYASMMRFSQLTEEQQTSILKFLGALKAPKSAEKVPDHIAGDENSEPATGDKISAFSSGTIESLGAGS
- a CDS encoding di-heme oxidoredictase family protein, producing the protein MARRTCFYSLMVVFSLLTTVQAQFEQQEDNATQGRELFLHQWQPNDPLSPNGDGLGPLFNGKGCVNCHSLGGVGGSGDKTHNAQFLSFLPEAGDFTERTAKKFLGNLHRMHPDFVDKEGRFSLGVLLHRESTNPDYASKHADVTATLPTTTQSKARIRKMLTRRDLPLIDALPLNLVMFHEGIQYAMAERNPPQLFGVNDIDKKISDADLDALVEMQKASNNGVSGRKSGRFGWRGQMKDLDLFIKGACATELGLQVHEFHQTKDPLKPDYELEGSDLTGEQVDSLIQYVRSLPRPEQVLPENYEEKQEIIQGEQLFTAVGCAECHVSNVGTLKGVYSDFLLHDMGRLFEDPIPAEPLPEITISENMDVISGYHGMVRRKPSPLLAVDQDHHKEFRTPPLWGVADSAPYMHDGRAHSLRGAIEWHDGEARTSARRFALMSEENQYSLIQFLQTLKAPKSAEEAPPGISATASLDESLDR